In Bradyrhizobium guangdongense, the sequence TCCGCGAACAGCCGGTCGCGCGCGAACTCGCTGTCGCGCGACCGAAGCAAAGGATAGCGGTCGAGATAGGAAACGGAGCCCAAATCAGAATCCTCAAAAGCTCAAATTAGTGAATCGGACTCGGGGCGCCACCAATTGGAAATTGCAGCGAAGAACTGCGGGACGCAACGGATACGTTCGCGAGAGCCGGGCAGATCACGCCGCCCCCTGCGACAAAATGCCTGAACACGCAGCGCCCCTGCCAGGCGCCACCTTTGCCTGTCGCAGACCAACCAGTCCGGAAGGCACGGAGGTCTATTCAGTCCTTCGCGGTTGGGTTCTGCCGAATACCGATAGTCGCCTTAGGCCAGCCTTCGCAATTTATGCCCGGTAACGGCGCCGATCTCATCGGGTGTCGCTGTCAGGTTAATCGCGCTGGCAAAATCCGGCCATTGTGTCTTCGATCGGGCAAATACTCTGATAATTCGATTCATATACTTGCTCGCTACGTGGGTGGCGTGTGCAGCGGTGGTCGCGAGCGCACGACCTCCGGTGGGATCATCATACTGATGCCGTTCTCGAGCGAATGCGCCACGAACGGAAGCCAATGTCGGAGCAGAAAAATGTTCGGTCGCAAGTCCAGGATTGATGCACAAGCGCGGCTCGATGCTATTGGCCGCTCCCAAGCGATGATCGAATTCAACCTGGACGGCACGATCATCACGGCCAACCAGAACTTTCTCGACGCTCTCGGCTATCGGCTTGACGAGATTCAAGGCAAGCATCATTCCTTGTTCGTGCCGGCCGACCAGCGCGACAGTGCCGAGTACAAGGCATTCTGGGCCGCGTTGAATCGCGGCGAATATCAGGCGCGCGAGTTCAAGCGGATCGCGAAGGACGGGCGCGAAGTCTGGATCGAAGCGTCCTACAATCCGGTGCGCGACGGCGACGGCAAGACGGTCATGGTCGCCAAGATCGCGACCGAGATCACGGCCAAGAAGCTGCGCAGCATGGCGGATGCGTCCAAGCTCGCCGCCATCAGCCGCGCTCAGGCCGTCATCGAGTTCAAGCTCGACGGCACCATCGTCACGGCCAACGAGAATTTCTGCAAGGCGCTCGGCTATTCGTTATCCGAGATCGAGGGCAAGCATCACAGCCTGTTCATGCCCGCAGCAGAGCGCGACAGCGCCGCCTACCGCGAATTCTGGGAGAAGCTCAACCGCGGTGAGTACCAGGCCGGGGAGTTCAAGCGGATCGGCAAGGGCGGCAAGGAGGTGTGGATTCTGGCGAGCTATAATCCCGTGCTGGACGACGCGGGCAAGCCGTTCGGCGTCGTCAAATTTGCGAGCGACGTCACCGCACAGAAGCTGAAGAACGCCGACCTCGCCGGCCAGATCGCGGCGATCGACAAGGCTCAGGCGGTGATCGAGTTCAACATGGACGGCACGATCATTACCGCCAACCCCAATTTCCTCGGTGCGCTCGGTTATTCCCTGGATGAGATCAGGGGGCGCCATCACAGCATGTTCGTCGAGCCCAGCGAGCGCGACGGCGCGGCATATCGCGAGTTCTGGGCGGCGCTCAATCGCGGGGAGTATCAGGCGGCCGAATACAAGCGCATCGGCAAAGGGGGCAAGGAAGTCTACATCCAGGCGTCCTACAATCCGATCCTCGACCTCAACGGCAAGCCGTTCAAGGTCGTGAAATATGCCACCGATACCACCAGGCAGGTGCTGGTCCGCATGGGCAACGAGCGCGTCCGCGGCATGATGGAATCGGTCGCCGCCGGCTCGGAGGAGCTCAACGCATCGGTGCGGGAGATTGCGGAAGCCATGACCAAATCACGCGAGACCGCGATCGGGGCGGTGGAGCAGGTCGCCTCGGCCGACGCACAGGCTCAGCGTCTCACCGACGCCGCGCAGGCGATGAGCGGGATCGTCGAGATGATCAACAACATCACCGGGCAAATCAACCTGCTGGCGCTCAATGCCACGATCGAATCGGCGCGCGCCGGCGAAGCCGGCCGCGGCTTCGCCGTGGTCGCATCCGAGGTGAAGGGCCTGGCCAACCAGGCCAAGCAGGCCACCGACAAGATCGCGCAGGAGATCGGCAGCCTCAATGGAATTTCCGGCGATGTCGTCAGCGCGCTGAGCTCGATCAAGCAGGCGATCAACAACGTCAGCGAATACGTGACCTCGACGGCCGCGGCGATCGAGGAGCAGAGCACGGTGACCAACGAGATGTCGACCAGCATGCAGCGCGCAGCCGCAGAAGCGGCTGCGATGGCGGGCCGTGGCTGATCGGGACCGGGCGACCCGCGCGGCGCTCAGCGCTGCGCGTGGTCGGCGCGGTCGAGCGATTCCAGCGTCGCGGCGTTGGCGCAATAGCCGTGATAGTTCTCGGCGGCGGTGCCCTCGGCGAGATCGCGGTCGCATTGTCCCTTGTGATTGCACAGCGAGCAGACCCGCTCCAGGTCGCGCAGCAACAGCGGCTGGGCGCGGCCGAGGGCTTCTGCGCTGATGCCGAGCTGCTCCAGCATCTTCGGCAGTTCGTCTGCCGAGTGCTTGCCGTGACGGACCAGCTCCTCGAGATCGTCAGGCGCAATCCTGAGGTCGCTCGCAATCCGGTCGAAATCGGCGCGATCGAGCTGCCGCATCTCGTTCACCTCGCGGCGATGCTTCAGCCAGCCGGCAAAGGACTCGATGAGATCCTGGACGATGGGATAAGGCCTGCTTGCGGTGCTCATGG encodes:
- a CDS encoding methyl-accepting chemotaxis protein, producing the protein MFGRKSRIDAQARLDAIGRSQAMIEFNLDGTIITANQNFLDALGYRLDEIQGKHHSLFVPADQRDSAEYKAFWAALNRGEYQAREFKRIAKDGREVWIEASYNPVRDGDGKTVMVAKIATEITAKKLRSMADASKLAAISRAQAVIEFKLDGTIVTANENFCKALGYSLSEIEGKHHSLFMPAAERDSAAYREFWEKLNRGEYQAGEFKRIGKGGKEVWILASYNPVLDDAGKPFGVVKFASDVTAQKLKNADLAGQIAAIDKAQAVIEFNMDGTIITANPNFLGALGYSLDEIRGRHHSMFVEPSERDGAAYREFWAALNRGEYQAAEYKRIGKGGKEVYIQASYNPILDLNGKPFKVVKYATDTTRQVLVRMGNERVRGMMESVAAGSEELNASVREIAEAMTKSRETAIGAVEQVASADAQAQRLTDAAQAMSGIVEMINNITGQINLLALNATIESARAGEAGRGFAVVASEVKGLANQAKQATDKIAQEIGSLNGISGDVVSALSSIKQAINNVSEYVTSTAAAIEEQSTVTNEMSTSMQRAAAEAAAMAGRG
- a CDS encoding DUF6455 family protein; translated protein: MSTASRPYPIVQDLIESFAGWLKHRREVNEMRQLDRADFDRIASDLRIAPDDLEELVRHGKHSADELPKMLEQLGISAEALGRAQPLLLRDLERVCSLCNHKGQCDRDLAEGTAAENYHGYCANAATLESLDRADHAQR